The following coding sequences are from one Candidatus Thermoplasmatota archaeon window:
- a CDS encoding winged helix-turn-helix transcriptional regulator translates to MIKLDAKDRKILYELDLDARQSLNQIGKKVGLKKDVVSYRIQRMQDEGIIKNFWTAINTFKLGYNVYRIYINFQYVTTDKKNEIIQHFVNYKNSWAVLSVKGEIDLDVVVWVNDIYEFYQFWEKTVELYGEYFANSAISILVYVNSYKKSFLLLDEQDTSNRLMYQVACGGKPVEIDEIDYNILNELAVNARIPIIELSEKIGCSSQTINYRIQNLTKNGIIQAFRINIDISKLNLEKFAVDIYLKDLKHKHAIIEYLKNLPSLEYIDIALGWADLQLELIVQNANILTQIMDQIATQFPNAIKKQNLMIDTCHHKERWLPDFF, encoded by the coding sequence ATGATTAAACTTGATGCTAAAGATCGGAAAATACTCTACGAACTTGACCTAGATGCCAGACAATCATTAAATCAAATTGGAAAAAAAGTAGGACTCAAAAAAGATGTCGTCAGTTACCGAATACAACGCATGCAAGACGAAGGCATCATCAAAAACTTCTGGACGGCAATCAACACCTTCAAACTCGGATACAACGTATACCGAATTTATATCAATTTTCAATACGTTACAACAGATAAAAAAAATGAAATCATCCAGCATTTCGTGAACTATAAAAACTCATGGGCAGTACTTTCGGTTAAAGGAGAAATTGATTTAGATGTTGTTGTATGGGTTAATGATATTTATGAGTTTTATCAGTTCTGGGAAAAAACAGTAGAACTATACGGTGAGTATTTTGCTAATTCAGCTATTTCGATTTTAGTATATGTTAACTCATATAAAAAATCGTTTTTATTACTTGATGAACAAGATACATCCAACAGACTTATGTATCAAGTAGCCTGTGGTGGAAAACCTGTTGAAATCGATGAAATCGATTACAATATTTTAAACGAACTTGCAGTAAACGCACGCATACCAATAATCGAACTTTCAGAAAAAATAGGCTGCTCCTCACAAACCATCAATTACCGAATACAAAACCTCACAAAAAACGGCATCATCCAAGCATTCCGCATCAACATCGACATATCAAAATTAAACCTAGAAAAATTCGCAGTTGACATCTATCTTAAAGATCTGAAACATAAACACGCAATAATCGAATATCTAAAAAACCTACCATCATTAGAATATATTGATATCGCTCTAGGATGGGCGGATTTACAACTAGAATTAATTGTTCAAAATGCAAACATCTTAACACAAATTATGGATCAAATAGCTACACAATTTCCAAATGCGATCAAAAAACAGAATCTTATGATTGATACATGTCATCATAAAGAACGTTGGCTGCCTGATTTTTTTTAA